Proteins co-encoded in one Cytophaga hutchinsonii ATCC 33406 genomic window:
- a CDS encoding toxin-antitoxin system YwqK family antitoxin produces the protein MYRYLSVVLFLFFSFLLQAQQTKEYYANSKTVKAEGNLLNGKRDGLWKSYYSSGKIEAEENYTANKFNGSVVTYHPNGKVALQGNYVNGREEGAWKEFYNNGQQSVDAAFIDGKRNGTYKEFYANGKISIEGTYKLDAKDGSWKEYYPNGQIKIDGVYANGSRIAEWKEYYANGAVYHKAQYVNGKIEGTVFWNYSTGKPKIMGSYAKGNMNGEWKHYYASGKLETRSYYTDSLENGLFEEYAESGVKTFSGTYNQGEPDGTWTYYYDNQTGSKQSVEQWSMGKLQSAPEAYTEAGVSLDAGTLKDGKGSRNIYYPKGALLMDIPFENGLENGLATSYYENGFIKAEIFYVDGVQEAVMREYYSTGTLAAITTYEKGVEEGAFKQFRKDGTVSVYGFYKKGLEDSVWFEFHANGKVFSEGYYVNGNKEGEWLEHYDNDTLASRGSYKNGKPDGLWIDYYPTGLKTTEGYYVDGMKEGLWKSYHANGKVSMEGNFVQGYEDGPWKIYFETGRVNLEGAFVMGKETGVWKEYHSNGKLASEGSYVDGLEDGKWKNYWSNSLLMDEETYERGRLVAVSDITSMAGAKLSKGSFKDGNGILKSYHYNTKLSAEGNFKNGLPDGKWKYYHNNGFLSGDGDYVEGMRQGHWRFYTEAGLLEAEGAYTDDEISGIWKYYDQGKLVRIQNMDIDEEEEE, from the coding sequence ATGTATCGATATTTATCTGTAGTTCTATTCCTGTTTTTTAGTTTTTTACTTCAGGCACAGCAGACAAAAGAATACTATGCGAATAGTAAAACCGTAAAGGCTGAAGGAAATCTGCTCAATGGTAAGCGGGATGGTTTATGGAAATCCTATTATTCTTCCGGTAAAATTGAAGCAGAAGAAAACTATACAGCAAATAAATTCAATGGAAGTGTGGTTACGTACCATCCGAACGGTAAAGTTGCACTACAGGGAAATTATGTAAACGGAAGAGAAGAAGGAGCATGGAAAGAATTTTACAACAACGGGCAGCAGTCGGTTGATGCTGCATTTATCGATGGTAAACGCAACGGAACGTATAAAGAATTTTATGCCAATGGGAAAATCTCTATTGAGGGTACATACAAACTGGATGCGAAAGACGGTTCATGGAAAGAATATTACCCAAACGGGCAAATAAAAATTGATGGCGTATATGCCAATGGGTCACGCATCGCAGAATGGAAGGAATATTATGCGAATGGTGCGGTATATCACAAAGCACAATACGTAAATGGTAAAATTGAAGGAACGGTATTCTGGAACTATTCAACAGGCAAACCAAAGATCATGGGTTCATATGCAAAAGGCAATATGAATGGAGAATGGAAACATTATTACGCATCCGGCAAACTTGAAACACGTTCATATTACACCGATAGTTTAGAAAACGGGTTGTTTGAAGAATATGCAGAGTCAGGTGTTAAAACATTTTCGGGTACTTACAACCAAGGCGAGCCTGATGGCACCTGGACATACTATTACGATAATCAAACAGGTTCAAAGCAGAGCGTAGAGCAATGGAGCATGGGCAAATTACAGTCTGCGCCGGAAGCATATACCGAAGCGGGTGTGTCGCTAGATGCCGGTACCTTGAAAGATGGAAAAGGTTCGCGGAATATTTATTATCCGAAAGGCGCATTGTTGATGGATATTCCTTTTGAAAATGGCCTGGAGAATGGCTTGGCAACAAGCTATTATGAAAACGGATTTATTAAAGCAGAAATATTTTATGTGGATGGGGTACAGGAAGCTGTAATGCGTGAGTATTATTCAACAGGTACACTGGCAGCTATTACAACGTATGAGAAGGGAGTGGAAGAAGGAGCTTTCAAGCAGTTTAGAAAAGATGGCACCGTATCAGTATATGGTTTTTATAAAAAAGGACTTGAAGATAGCGTGTGGTTTGAATTTCATGCAAACGGAAAAGTATTCAGCGAAGGTTATTATGTAAATGGGAATAAAGAAGGCGAATGGCTGGAACATTATGACAATGATACCTTAGCTTCCAGAGGTTCATATAAGAATGGTAAACCGGATGGCCTCTGGATTGATTATTACCCGACAGGCTTAAAAACAACAGAAGGATATTATGTGGACGGCATGAAAGAAGGTCTTTGGAAAAGCTACCACGCTAATGGAAAGGTTTCCATGGAAGGGAATTTTGTACAGGGATATGAAGACGGACCATGGAAAATTTATTTTGAAACAGGAAGAGTAAATCTGGAAGGGGCTTTTGTGATGGGCAAAGAAACAGGTGTTTGGAAAGAATACCATTCAAATGGTAAACTTGCTTCTGAAGGAAGTTATGTAGACGGACTGGAAGATGGCAAATGGAAAAATTACTGGAGCAATAGTTTGCTGATGGATGAAGAAACATATGAAAGGGGACGCCTTGTTGCAGTAAGCGACATCACATCTATGGCAGGCGCAAAGCTGTCTAAAGGTTCATTTAAAGATGGAAATGGCATACTGAAAAGTTATCATTACAATACAAAACTTTCTGCCGAAGGTAATTTTAAAAACGGATTGCCGGATGGTAAATGGAAGTATTATCACAACAATGGTTTTTTATCCGGCGATGGAGATTATGTGGAAGGCATGCGTCAGGGACACTGGCGCTTCTACACAGAAGCCGGCTTGCTGGAGGCTGAAGGAGCATATACCGACGATGAGATTTCCGGTATCTGGAAATACTATGATCAGGGAAAACTCGTTCGTATTCAGAACATGGATATAGACGAAGAAGAGGAAGAATAA
- a CDS encoding J domain-containing protein, giving the protein MSAGNYYDLLEIPKTATVQQIRKAYRSKAKLYHPDMNLQSNSHLHFLILTQAYETLMDPNKRHLYDMAMVSNSEHLLTYAQWKEIERRKIKEEEEIAYAAFLKRKEAFQQSAFFKPARIAYYIAPIVTYLLSAAIFLFCIWIMWQYHPMFIFVFLPVLCLSIYLFFSTKKWRNQAKRYF; this is encoded by the coding sequence ATGTCTGCAGGAAATTACTACGATCTGTTGGAAATACCGAAAACTGCTACTGTACAGCAGATTCGTAAAGCCTATCGATCTAAGGCAAAACTCTATCACCCGGATATGAACCTGCAATCGAATTCGCATCTGCATTTTTTAATTCTCACGCAGGCATATGAAACGTTGATGGACCCCAACAAACGTCACCTGTATGACATGGCAATGGTTTCAAATTCAGAACATCTGCTGACGTATGCGCAATGGAAAGAAATTGAACGCAGGAAAATAAAAGAAGAAGAAGAAATTGCGTATGCTGCGTTTCTCAAACGCAAAGAAGCGTTTCAGCAATCCGCTTTTTTTAAACCTGCACGCATAGCCTATTATATTGCACCTATAGTTACCTATTTACTCAGTGCTGCCATATTTTTATTTTGTATCTGGATCATGTGGCAATATCACCCGATGTTTATTTTTGTGTTTTTACCTGTTTTGTGCCTTTCTATTTATTTGTTTTTTTCCACAAAAAAATGGCGTAATCAGGCAAAAAGATATTTCTAA
- a CDS encoding PA0069 family radical SAM protein: MEDNNELIKGRGAQMQAKSRFHAQEIVQEHMEGIDEITDINTPTQYLYENAKQIVNKVDSPDIGLAYSMNPYQGCEHGCIYCYARNSHEYWGYNAGIDFEKKIIVKRNAASVLAKTFEKPNWEVLPIMFSGNTDCYQPIERKLQITRNMLQVIATYKHPVGMITKNHLITRDIDILKELAAQQLVHVSISITSARDEIRQKLEPRASAISQRLKTVEALAKENIPVNVMIAPIIPGINHHEIPQIMKQIADAGASSAAYTIVRLNGSIGVVFEDWIRKAYPDRADKVLNQIKECHGGTLNDSRFSTRMRGQGNIAASIHDLFYVSRKKYLSGREYPPLRTDLFVRSNKGQLGLF, translated from the coding sequence ATGGAAGATAATAATGAATTAATTAAAGGCAGAGGTGCGCAGATGCAGGCAAAGAGCCGTTTTCATGCACAGGAAATTGTTCAAGAGCATATGGAAGGTATTGATGAAATTACAGACATCAACACCCCTACTCAATATCTGTATGAAAATGCAAAACAGATCGTAAATAAAGTTGACAGTCCGGATATTGGCCTTGCTTATTCCATGAACCCCTATCAGGGATGTGAGCATGGCTGTATTTATTGTTATGCGCGGAACAGTCATGAATACTGGGGCTACAATGCAGGAATAGATTTTGAGAAAAAAATAATTGTGAAGCGCAATGCTGCAAGTGTATTGGCTAAGACATTTGAAAAACCAAACTGGGAAGTATTACCCATTATGTTTTCAGGCAATACAGATTGTTATCAGCCTATTGAACGTAAATTACAGATTACCCGGAACATGCTGCAAGTAATTGCAACCTATAAGCACCCGGTTGGTATGATCACCAAAAATCATTTGATCACACGAGACATAGATATTTTAAAAGAACTTGCCGCACAACAGCTTGTACATGTGAGTATCTCCATTACTTCTGCACGGGATGAGATCAGACAGAAATTAGAGCCGCGAGCTTCGGCTATTTCGCAGCGCTTAAAAACGGTTGAAGCGTTAGCAAAAGAAAACATACCGGTGAATGTAATGATCGCGCCGATCATTCCTGGTATCAACCATCATGAGATTCCACAGATCATGAAACAGATTGCAGACGCAGGAGCATCTTCAGCAGCTTATACCATTGTGCGGCTGAATGGTTCTATTGGCGTAGTGTTTGAAGACTGGATCCGAAAAGCCTATCCCGACCGTGCAGATAAAGTACTGAATCAAATTAAAGAATGTCATGGTGGTACGCTTAACGACAGCCGTTTCAGCACCCGCATGCGCGGACAAGGAAATATTGCTGCAAGTATACATGACCTCTTTTATGTATCCAGAAAAAAATATTTATCGGGCAGAGAATATCCACCATTACGTACAGATTTATTTGTGCGAAGTAACAAAGGGCAATTAGGTTTGTTCTGA
- a CDS encoding gliding motility-associated C-terminal domain-containing protein, which translates to MYEILGTAAIQNNPTFPSLFPGTYTARVYDIDFVYKDQQFTITGNYTLPDMQPVTINPICPGASDGMIIGNPVTGSGRAPFTWEIVDPVATAPQSSDSLKNLTTGTYTIKMTDACLNYQTRTAVLVNGGTGLSHFYDGVPSVQKIGCDTVAFAMQIKLFKDKAHMPLKLTVNTSTGTHVRYIYPTPLDTISYNPAFYELRDTIPGITYSSYIYAYITDTCGNSIYATRASTAPFEFDLEYSSVVNCGNKLAATLRMKNPPFYPYVWTAFNAPLTYTLKDNSNTTVDSSACTYSYCNMLISPQVAGKTYTLKVTDGCGTVYNKTFVWQVIAPPRVDYSTGTGCMDSTATGSFNIYNFTSAVTVTLLSGPTSVHSSKPKYAFSDVITYPKIFIPNAYNGLSVKNLTAGTYTYRVADTCGNLVNGSFTVQPEQLTDFNYSYKIKRGCLGNNMLYFDARSSNTISVYVKNVETGVTLYQRRGFDAVDSIPSVAPGKYVMSIYYGYDPMGGGVYNGSATDNNADCWHVDDTITVLPYSSNVFQSNTTIFCNGTSYVELNVDSTRGVPPYRYEIISGPATFGLQDNNVFQLPTYGTYIIRIRDACGNSNSRQISVDSAKFPPIIKKGASCTGSRIVLKGTSARFFSYEWKRPNGTTYAGDSLVIDPLGPADTGTYSITKKVTINGCTDIFKSTYQVSLHDLSEQTFPFCVGTAIHVGTHLYTLPGIYRDTLKNGLGCDSIIITTIKKMPQKTDTTNVSICKGNHITVGSNTYNTTGIYKDSVQNISGCYDLILTKLYVYGDPDTVKINTCVGYPLVVGAHTYTTTGMYTDTLTSSLGCDSIIVHDLTVTPYPEFPVAKTICAGESFAFLTHTYTQAGIYRDTIQSASCKNIIVLTLTVNPYKKDSIVKVICEGEKYSTGGRTYIQTGIYRDTVSTSGCDSITIVNLTVLPLKRNTLVRSICEGQSVTIGTHSYKQTGIYKDTLATAGCDSIVTLDLTVHPFKRNMLSKTICAGESIQVGPHIYNQTGIYADTLATTGCDSIVILNLTVTAPPDVSLGKDTSLCTGASLVLQANTGYAAYYWNDNVLAAASSITVTAAGKYWVNVQDQFGCTKNDTMEILHVYPLPTADAGPNTTACYGESIQLSAGGGISYVWMPGNMQQETVTVSPLTHTTYRVTVTDINHCSASDDVAVTVYPKPASLFSAATIDHCFDEGPTALTANWGQSFLWLPSGEITQTIQVAQEGIYTVTATDLNHCSYSEQISLRNICETKIFVPTGFTPNGDGLHDDVEIFGKNFTNFKITIFNRWGEIIFISTDREIRWNGMYRGEEMPIGSYPWIISYESIFDTNHTEQKLNGSITLIR; encoded by the coding sequence ATGTACGAGATTTTAGGTACGGCTGCCATACAAAATAATCCAACGTTTCCTTCTTTATTCCCCGGAACATACACAGCGCGTGTATATGATATTGACTTCGTATATAAAGACCAGCAATTTACTATAACCGGAAACTATACATTACCGGATATGCAGCCTGTAACAATTAATCCCATATGTCCGGGTGCTTCAGATGGAATGATCATAGGTAACCCGGTAACGGGAAGCGGCCGTGCTCCTTTCACATGGGAAATTGTAGATCCTGTTGCCACAGCGCCACAGTCAAGTGACAGTTTAAAAAATTTAACAACCGGCACCTATACCATCAAAATGACCGATGCATGTCTCAATTACCAGACACGCACAGCCGTGCTGGTAAATGGCGGTACAGGCCTTTCGCATTTTTATGATGGAGTTCCTTCAGTGCAAAAGATAGGTTGTGATACGGTTGCCTTCGCTATGCAGATAAAGCTGTTTAAAGACAAAGCGCACATGCCTTTAAAGCTTACTGTTAATACCAGTACAGGTACACATGTAAGATACATCTATCCTACTCCACTTGACACGATCAGTTACAATCCGGCCTTTTATGAACTTCGCGATACCATTCCGGGAATAACCTATAGCAGTTATATTTATGCATATATTACGGATACATGCGGAAATTCTATTTATGCCACCAGGGCATCAACAGCTCCTTTTGAATTTGATCTGGAATACAGTAGTGTTGTAAACTGCGGTAATAAATTAGCAGCAACGTTACGGATGAAAAATCCGCCATTTTACCCATACGTCTGGACAGCATTCAATGCGCCTCTTACCTATACATTAAAAGACAATTCAAATACAACTGTAGATTCATCTGCTTGTACATATAGCTATTGCAATATGTTGATCAGTCCGCAGGTAGCCGGAAAAACATACACGTTAAAAGTAACAGACGGCTGCGGAACCGTTTATAATAAAACATTTGTATGGCAAGTAATTGCTCCGCCCAGAGTTGATTATTCCACAGGTACCGGTTGTATGGATTCAACAGCAACCGGGTCTTTTAATATTTATAATTTTACTTCTGCTGTAACTGTTACATTATTATCAGGACCAACGTCTGTTCATAGCAGCAAGCCTAAGTATGCATTTTCAGATGTCATTACCTATCCCAAGATATTCATACCAAATGCCTATAATGGGCTTTCCGTTAAAAATCTTACTGCAGGAACATATACATACCGAGTGGCTGATACCTGCGGAAATCTCGTGAACGGATCTTTTACCGTACAACCCGAACAACTGACAGACTTTAATTATTCATACAAAATAAAACGCGGATGTCTTGGCAATAATATGTTGTATTTCGATGCACGAAGCAGCAATACCATTAGTGTTTATGTGAAAAATGTAGAAACAGGAGTTACCCTGTATCAGCGCAGAGGCTTTGATGCTGTTGATTCCATTCCTTCGGTGGCTCCGGGAAAGTATGTAATGAGTATTTATTATGGATATGATCCCATGGGTGGCGGTGTATACAATGGTTCAGCTACAGATAATAATGCTGATTGCTGGCATGTAGACGATACGATCACTGTGCTTCCATACAGCAGTAATGTATTCCAATCCAATACAACTATTTTTTGTAATGGTACAAGTTATGTAGAACTTAATGTAGACAGTACCCGTGGTGTGCCACCTTACAGGTACGAGATCATTTCAGGTCCGGCTACATTTGGTTTGCAGGATAACAATGTATTTCAATTACCAACATATGGAACATATATTATCCGGATCCGTGATGCCTGCGGCAACAGTAATAGCAGACAGATCTCCGTTGACTCTGCTAAATTTCCGCCTATTATAAAAAAAGGTGCATCCTGTACCGGGAGCAGGATTGTATTGAAAGGAACCAGTGCACGATTTTTTTCTTATGAATGGAAACGACCCAACGGCACCACCTATGCCGGAGATTCGCTTGTTATTGATCCGCTGGGGCCTGCAGATACGGGTACATACAGCATCACTAAAAAAGTTACCATCAACGGCTGTACAGATATTTTCAAATCAACCTACCAGGTTTCATTGCATGATCTTTCCGAACAAACGTTTCCGTTTTGTGTAGGTACTGCAATCCATGTCGGTACACATCTATACACCTTACCGGGTATATACAGAGATACATTAAAAAATGGGCTGGGATGTGACAGCATTATTATTACAACAATAAAAAAGATGCCGCAAAAAACAGATACTACTAACGTATCTATTTGTAAAGGAAATCACATTACTGTAGGAAGCAATACGTACAATACAACTGGTATTTACAAAGATTCTGTACAGAATATATCCGGATGTTACGATTTAATTCTTACAAAATTATATGTATATGGAGATCCTGATACAGTAAAAATAAACACATGTGTGGGGTATCCATTAGTGGTCGGGGCACATACGTATACGACTACAGGCATGTATACAGACACATTAACATCCTCCCTTGGGTGTGATAGCATTATTGTACATGACCTCACCGTTACCCCTTATCCGGAATTTCCTGTAGCAAAAACAATTTGTGCAGGAGAAAGTTTTGCCTTCTTAACACATACGTATACGCAAGCAGGTATTTACCGAGATACGATCCAATCTGCATCCTGTAAAAATATTATTGTGCTTACACTAACGGTTAATCCTTACAAAAAAGATTCAATTGTTAAAGTTATATGTGAAGGTGAAAAATATAGTACAGGCGGACGCACCTACATACAAACCGGCATATACAGAGATACGGTATCCACTTCCGGATGCGACAGCATTACAATTGTAAATCTTACCGTACTTCCACTTAAACGGAATACGCTTGTACGCAGCATCTGTGAAGGGCAAAGCGTAACAATCGGCACACATAGCTATAAACAAACCGGTATTTATAAGGACACACTTGCAACAGCAGGCTGCGACAGCATTGTTACTCTTGACCTAACGGTACATCCGTTCAAACGAAATATGCTCAGCAAAACAATTTGCGCAGGAGAAAGTATACAGGTTGGCCCGCATATTTATAATCAGACAGGCATTTATGCAGATACCTTAGCAACAACAGGCTGCGACAGCATTGTTATACTCAACTTAACAGTGACAGCTCCTCCGGATGTATCACTCGGAAAAGATACCTCTCTCTGCACGGGCGCATCCTTAGTGTTACAGGCAAATACAGGTTATGCCGCTTATTACTGGAACGATAATGTACTTGCTGCTGCTTCTTCAATTACTGTAACAGCTGCCGGAAAATACTGGGTGAATGTACAGGATCAATTTGGATGCACGAAAAATGATACGATGGAAATACTGCATGTATACCCATTACCAACGGCCGATGCAGGTCCAAATACAACAGCCTGCTACGGTGAAAGCATTCAGCTGTCTGCGGGTGGTGGCATCAGTTATGTATGGATGCCCGGTAATATGCAGCAAGAAACGGTAACCGTGTCGCCGCTTACACATACAACGTATCGTGTAACAGTAACTGATATAAATCATTGCTCGGCTTCAGACGATGTTGCTGTAACTGTATACCCTAAGCCGGCCTCCCTCTTTTCTGCCGCAACAATCGATCATTGTTTTGACGAAGGCCCGACAGCACTTACCGCAAACTGGGGACAATCTTTTCTCTGGCTTCCTTCCGGAGAAATCACCCAAACCATTCAGGTAGCGCAGGAAGGTATTTATACTGTTACCGCAACCGATCTAAATCATTGTTCCTATTCAGAACAGATTTCATTAAGAAATATTTGCGAAACAAAAATTTTCGTTCCTACCGGGTTTACACCTAATGGAGACGGTCTGCACGATGATGTAGAAATTTTCGGAAAAAATTTTACAAATTTTAAAATAACCATTTTCAACAGATGGGGTGAAATCATATTTATTTCTACAGACAGAGAAATACGCTGGAACGGTATGTATCGCGGAGAAGAAATGCCTATTGGCAGTTATCCCTGGATAATAAGTTATGAAAGTATCTTCGATACAAATCATACAGAACAGAAGTTAAATGGCAGCATTACACTTATACGTTAA
- a CDS encoding PorP/SprF family type IX secretion system membrane protein, giving the protein MYICLLSFFLCSIHVFAQDPQYSQSYANALYLSPAFAGAEQNTRGIFATRYQWPGIDASFISNTFSADHYIDRYKSGIGFIATSDFSTAAKLRSTEAGLIYAFQADISKKLVFRPALQLSYVNRSINFNRLTFGSQYTNDGFAGGASNETSNIPTVSYLDVSAGGLLYAKNYWIGISVNHLNTPEQTFMKGQSPLPIKGSLFGGYKFSFTPEWKKKHVNPDEEKSITPTFIYKMQGKSDQLDIGLYGQYNVLVVGFWYRGIPVKLYAPERTNHDALIFLVGFLHKGFAMGYSYDYTISKLARISGGAHELTLSYGFKTKKAKRIQKRAVCPKF; this is encoded by the coding sequence ATGTATATCTGTTTGCTATCGTTCTTTCTTTGCAGTATACATGTGTTTGCACAAGATCCACAATATTCCCAGTCGTATGCGAATGCCTTATATTTAAGTCCGGCGTTTGCAGGCGCAGAACAAAATACACGTGGCATATTTGCTACCCGTTACCAATGGCCCGGTATAGATGCTTCTTTTATATCGAATACATTTTCTGCCGATCATTATATAGACCGCTATAAAAGCGGTATTGGCTTTATTGCAACTTCTGATTTTTCTACAGCAGCTAAGCTGCGTTCTACAGAAGCAGGATTAATCTATGCTTTTCAGGCAGACATTTCAAAAAAACTTGTCTTCAGGCCGGCACTGCAGCTTTCATATGTAAACCGAAGCATTAATTTTAACCGGCTCACATTTGGTTCTCAATACACCAACGATGGATTTGCAGGCGGTGCATCGAATGAAACGTCAAACATTCCAACCGTTTCGTATCTGGATGTTTCTGCCGGCGGTCTGTTATATGCAAAAAATTATTGGATCGGAATTTCCGTAAATCATTTGAATACGCCTGAACAAACATTCATGAAAGGCCAAAGCCCGCTGCCAATCAAAGGTTCTTTATTCGGAGGATATAAATTTTCATTTACACCTGAATGGAAAAAGAAACATGTGAATCCGGACGAAGAAAAAAGCATTACCCCAACGTTCATTTATAAAATGCAGGGAAAATCCGATCAGCTTGACATTGGGCTGTACGGGCAATACAATGTACTGGTCGTTGGCTTTTGGTACAGAGGAATTCCTGTTAAACTGTATGCCCCGGAGCGAACAAATCATGATGCGTTAATTTTCCTTGTAGGCTTTTTACACAAAGGTTTTGCCATGGGGTATAGTTACGATTATACCATATCAAAACTTGCACGCATTTCAGGAGGCGCACATGAGCTGACACTATCCTATGGATTTAAAACAAAAAAAGCGAAGCGTATACAAAAACGTGCCGTGTGTCCGAAATTCTAG